Proteins encoded in a region of the Abyssisolibacter fermentans genome:
- the queD gene encoding 6-carboxytetrahydropterin synthase QueD — protein sequence MYGLRIEHSFDSAHFLKGYEGKCANIHGHRWRVEVYIKKETLINEGQQRAMIVDFKDLKKDVKEIIDYYDHSLIIEKNSLKSKTKECLLEEGFRVIEVEFRPTAESFSEYFYKVIQKKGYDVEKVVVFETPNNCALYYE from the coding sequence ATGTACGGATTAAGAATTGAGCATAGCTTTGATAGTGCACATTTTTTAAAGGGTTATGAAGGAAAATGTGCAAATATTCATGGACATAGGTGGAGAGTTGAAGTATACATCAAAAAAGAAACTTTAATAAATGAAGGTCAGCAAAGAGCAATGATCGTTGACTTTAAAGATTTAAAAAAAGATGTTAAGGAAATTATTGATTATTATGATCACAGCTTAATAATTGAAAAAAACAGCTTAAAATCTAAAACTAAAGAATGTTTACTAGAAGAAGGTTTTAGAGTAATAGAGGTTGAATTTAGACCTACTGCTGAGAGCTTTAGCGAGTATTTTTATAAAGTTATTCAAAAGAAGGGCTATGATGTTGAAAAAGTTGTAGTATTTGAAACGCCTAATAACTGTGCGTTATATTATGAATAG